The following coding sequences lie in one Glycine soja cultivar W05 chromosome 16, ASM419377v2, whole genome shotgun sequence genomic window:
- the LOC114389349 gene encoding protein DETOXIFICATION 34-like — translation METPLVIQKHTSEPDYLPVKSLKDVMFVLRTETVKIWRVALPMALLALFQLLMDSSTSIYAGHIGDIELSSIGVYQGVIGAIYFYLLFGMSSALATLCGQAFGAGKIQSTCIYVQRSWIILTATCIILLPIYVYATPILKLLGQDEGIAEVAGRYSVQVIPYMFSFAVAFPIQRFLQAQSKVKVIMCIAFVDLLIQNGLLYIFINVFGWGITGLAIVTNIVGWLYAVALVVYTIGWCKEEWSGFCWMAFRDLWAFAKLSLASSVMNCLEQWYITCIMLLAGLLDNPVIAVGSYSICFNVQGWDDMLLLGINTAISVRVSNTLGMSHPRATIYSFCVTMFQSLLLGILFMTVIFFSKDEFDKIFTDSEDMILAAADLAYLLGVTIVLNSASQVMSGVAIGSGWQVMVGYINLACYYIVGLPIGIFLGFKLHLGVKGLWGGTMCGSILQTLVLFTIIWKTNWSKEVEQTAHRMRLYVEQ, via the exons ATGGAAACCCCATTAGTGATCCAAAAGCATACTTCAGAACCCGACTATTTGCCGGTGAAAAGCTTGAAGGATGTTATGTTTGTTTTGCGAACGGAGACAGTGAAGATATGGAGAGTAGCACTCCCAATGGCTCTGCTTGCACTGTTTCAGCTTCTCATGGACTCCTCAACTTCCATCTATGCTGGTCATATTGGAGACATTGAACTCTCTTCTATCGGTGTTTACCAAGGTGTCATCGGTGCCATCTATTTTTACTTGCTG TTTGGTATGTCATCTGCACTGGCAACACTTTGTGGCCAAGCTTTTGGAGCAGGAAAAATTCAATCTACTTGTATTTATGTTCAAAGATCATGGATTATACTTACTGCCACTTGTATAATCCTCTTGCCTATTTATGTATATGCCACTCCAATCTTAAAGTTGCTTGGCCAAGATGAAGGAATAGCTGAAGTTGCTGGAAGATATTCTGTACAAGTAATTCCCTACATGTTTTCTTTTGCTGTAGCTTTTCCCATCCAGAGATTTCTTCAGGCCCAGAGCAAGGTTAAAGTAATTATGTGCATAGCATTTGTGGATTTGCTTATACAAAATGGGTTGCTTTACATATTCATAAATGTATTTGGTTGGGGTATAACCGGCTTGGCAATAGTGACTAATATCGTAGGGTGGTTGTATGCTGTGGCTTTGGTTGTGTATACCATTGGTTGGTGCAAAGAAGAATGGAGTGGATTTTGTTGGATGGCATTTAGGGATTTGTGGGCCTTTGCTAAGTTAAGCCTTGCATCATCTGTAATGAATTGCTTAGAGCAATGGTATATTACATGCATTATGCTACTTGCTGGTCTACTAGACAATCCTGTGATTGCTGTTGGCTCCTATTCTATTTG CTTCAATGTTCAGGGTTGGGACGACATGCTACTCCTTGGAATAAATACAGCCATAAG TGTTCGTGTCTCCAATACGCTTGGCATGTCGCATCCAAGAGCAACCATATACTCTTTCTGTGTGACAATGTTCCAGTCTCTCCTCCTTGGTATTCTTTTCATGACCGTAATTTTCTTTAGTAAAGATGAGTTTGACAAAATCTTTACCGACAGTGAGGATATGATACTAGCTGCTGCTGATTTAGCATACCTTCTTGGTGTAACAATTGTTCTCAATAGTGCTTCACAGGTGATGTCAG GTGTGGCCATTGGAAGTGGATGGCAAGTTATGGTTGGTTATATAAACCTAGCATGTTATTACATTGTTGGACTCCCTATTGGAATTTTCCTTGGTTTCAAGCTGCATTTAGGGGTCAAG ggtctCTGGGGAGGCACAATGTGCGGCAGTATTCTTCAGACTTTAGTCCTCTTTACAATTATTTGGAAGACCAACTGGTCCAAGGAG GTGGAACAAACAGCTCATCGCATGCGATTATATGTGGAGCAATAA
- the LOC114388979 gene encoding protein DETOXIFICATION 35-like, with the protein METPLVIQKFTSESDYLPVKSLKDLKFVLWTETVKIWRIAFPMALSALLQFLTISSTSIYAGHLGDIELSSISVYQGVISAIYFDLLFGMSSALVTLCGQAFGAGQIQSTCIYVQRSWIILTATCIILLPIYVCATPILKFIGQDHEIADLAGRYSIQVIPYMFSCAITFPFQTFLQAQIKVKVITCIALAVLVIQNVLLYIFINVFGWGTTGLAMVTNITGWVYAMALVVYTIGWCKEEWTGFSWMAFRDLWSFAKLSLASSVMSCLEQWYGTCIILLAGLLDNPVIDVGSYSICFNVQGWHTMLLLGISVAISIRVSNTLGMSHPRAAIYSFCVTMFQSLLLGIVFMIAIFLSKDEFAKIFTDSEDMIRAVADLAYLLGVSMVINSASQVMSGVAVGSGWQVMVGYINLACYYVVGLPIGIFLGFNQHLGVKGLWGGTMCGRILQMLALLIIIWKTNWSKEVEQTAHRMRIWSINNLHSNDMGNVT; encoded by the exons ATGGAGACACCTTTAGTGATCCAGAAGTTCACTTCAGAATCTGACTACTTGCCGGTGAAAAGCTTGAAGGATTTGAAGTTTGTTTTGTGGACAGAGACAGTGAAGATATGGAGAATAGCATTCCCTATGGCACTGTCTGCACTGCTTCAGTTTCTCACAATCTCCTCAACTTCCATCTATGCTGGCCATCTTGGAGACATTGAACTTTCTTCTATCTCTGTTTACCAAGGTGTCATCAGTGCCATCTATTTTGACTTGTTG TTTGGTATGTCATCTGCATTGGTAACACTTTGTGGCCAAGCTTTTGGAGCAGGACAAATTCAATCAACTTGTATTTATGTTCAAAGGTCATGGATTATACTTACTGCCACTTGTATAATCCTCTTGCCTATTTATGTATGTGCCACTCCAATCTTAAAGTTTATTGGCCAAGACCACGAAATAGCTGATCTTGCTGGAAGATATTCCATACAAGTAATTCCCTACATGTTTTCCTGTGCTATAACTTTTCCCTTCCAGACATTTCTTCAGGCCCAGATCAAGGTTAAAGTTATTACGTGCATAGCACTTGCAGTTTTGGTCATACAAAATGTGCTGCTTTACATCTTCATAAATGTATTTGGTTGGGGTACAACTGGCTTAGCCATGGTGACTAATATCACAGGGTGGGTTTATGCTATGGCTTTGGTTGTGTATACCATTGGTTGGTGTAAGGAAGAATGGACTGGATTTTCATGGATGGCATTCAGGGATTTGTGGTCATTTGCTAAGTTAAGCCTTGCATCATCTGTTATGAGTTGCTTAGAGCAATGGTATGGAACATGCATTATACTACTTGCTGGTCTACTAGACAATCCTGTGATTGATGTTGGTTCCTATTCTATTTG CTTCAATGTTCAGGGTTGGCACACGATGCTGCTCCTTGGAATAAGTGTTGCCATAAG TATTCGTGTCTCCAATACACTTGGCATGTCGCATCCAAGAGCAGCCATATACTCTTTCTGCGTGACAATGTTTCAGTCTCTCCTCCTTGGCATTGTTTTCATGATTGCCATTTTCTTGAGTAAAGATGAGTTTGCCAAGATCTTTACCGACAGTGAGGATATGATACGAGCTGTTGCTGATTTAGCATACCTTCTTGGTGTATCGATGGTTATCAATAGCGCTTCACAAGTGATGTCAG GTGTGGCCGTTGGGAGTGGATGGCAAGTTATGGTTGGTTACATAAACCTGGCATGTTATTACGTTGTTGGACTCCCTATTGGAATTTTTCTTGGTTTCAATCAACATTTAGGGGTCAAG GGTCTCTGGGGAGGCACCATGTGTGGCAGGATTCTTCAAATGTTAGCCCTCTTAATCATTATTTGGAAGACCAACTGGTCCAAGGAG GTGGAGCAAACAGCTCATCGCATGAGAATATGGAGCATCAACAACCTCCACTCGAATGACATGGGAAATGTTACATGA
- the LOC114388980 gene encoding protein SRC2-like, with protein MASRYELELKLASARGLKNVNWRHGPNRPYAVVWVDPRNKCSTRVDEDGDTEATWDQTLLIPLPPEPLENLTLYVDAVHAGSEEDTEPLIGTARLKLVDILDEVGVGESVNRTLSLKRPSGRPQGKVDVNVVIRESGYRAHGGYYAPSYGVRERDYSAPVQDGYYSAPRTASYGQGYAGPQTASYGQGSGYGYGYDQEEKKSNKFGGMGTGLAVGAVAGVLGGIALVEGAEYVEDKITDDVAERVEDDLGYDEDDF; from the coding sequence ATGGCTTCTCGCTACGAACTCGAGCTGAAGCTCGCATCAGCGCGCGGCCTCAAGAACGTGAACTGGCGCCACGGCCCTAACCGCCCATACGCCGTCGTTTGGGTGGACCCCAGGAACAAGTGTTCCACGCGTGTCGACGAAGACGGCGATACCGAAGCCACCTGGGACCAAACCCTACTTATTCCTCTCCCCCCGGAGCCCCTCGAGAATCTCACCCTCTACGTGGACGCGGTCCACGCCGGCTCCGAGGAAGATACCGAGCCGCTTATTGGAACGGCTCGGCTCAAACTGGTCGATATTCTCGACGAGGTCGGAGTCGGCGAGAGCGTGAATCGCACGCTCTCGCTGAAGCGTCCCTCGGGGAGACCCCAAGGGAAGGTCGACGTAAATGTTGTTATAAGAGAGTCTGGCTATCGTGCGCATGGCGGGTACTACGCACCTTCTTATGGCGTGAGGGAGAGGGATTATTCTGCGCCAGTCCAGGATGGTTATTATTCTGCGCCTCGAACGGCATCGTATGGACAGGGATATGCGGGGCCTCAAACGGCGTCGTATGGGCAGGGGAGTGGTTATGGTTACGGTTATGatcaagaagagaagaagagtaaTAAGTTTGGGGGCATGGGGACGGGATTGGCTGTGGGCGCGGTTGCTGGGGTTCTAGGTGGAATCGCGCTTGTGGAAGGTGCTGAGTATGTTGAGGACAAGATTACTGATGACGTGGCAGAGAGGGTTGAGGATGATCTTGGTTATGATGAAGATGATTTCTAG